TCGACGTCATGCTGGTGCTGCTCATTATCTTCATGGTGTCGGCTCCGATGATGACGGTCGGCGTGCCGCTTGACCTGCCTCAGAGTCAGGCCAATGCCCTGTCGAGCCAGACCGAGCCCCTCACGCTATCGATCCGTCAGGATGGATCGCTCTATCTTCAGGATCAGCCCGTAGAAGCGGACAAGCTGATCGAAACCCTGCTCAGCGTGGCCGAGAATGGCTACAACGAGCGGATCTTCGTCCGAGGCGACAAGAATGCCGATTACGGCAGCATCATGCGGGTGATGGGCGCGATGAACCGTGCCGGTTTCACCAAGATTGGTCTTGTCAGCACCGAGGAGCTTCGTTAAGCGCTTATGCGGAATGTCGGCTTCATTGCATCGAGTATTGGACATATTGTCCTTCTCGGTTGGGGGCTTATCAGCCTTCCGGCGGCGGAGACGCATGACGTTTCCGAGCTTGAGATTCTGCCTGTCGAACTTGTCTCCATCGCCGATGTTACCGATGTGAAGAAGGGGGATTCCAAGGCGGAAGTGCAGGAAGAGGTAAAGGAAAAGACCATCAAGGCGCCTGAGCCGGAAGAGCCCAAGCCGGACCCCATTCCCGACGTCAAGCCCGCGCCCAAGCCGGAGCCTCCGAAGGCAGCGCCGCCACCTGAGCCCGAGCCGACGCCTCCCGAACCGGAACCCAAGCCGGAGCCGCAGCCCACGCCTTCGCCTGAGCCGAAAGCTCAGCCGGAACCGCAACCGGAGCCCCAGCCAGAACCTGAACCTGAGCCGAAGGTCGAGAACACGCCTCCTCCTCCGCCGCAGCCGGTTGCCGCCCTGCCGAAAGTGCGTCCAAAGCCCCCGGTCAAGACGCCGCCCAAGCAGAAGCGGGAATTTGATGCTGACGCGTTGAAGGCGCTTGCCAACAAGGCTGAGCCGGCCGCAAATGCTGCGCCAAGCCTTGATGATCAGAGCGCGTCATTCGGCTCTCGCAACGGGAAACAGGCTGCTGCCATGACCCAGAGCGAACTGGATGCCTTGCGATCCCAGATTGCCCGTTGCTGGTCACCTCCGGTTGGTGCCGCCGATGCGTCACAATTGCGTGTCAGGATCGAATTCGGACTGGATCAGCAGGGCAACGTGACGTCGGGGCCGCAGCCCATCGAGTATCCTGCCAATCAGTTCGGCATTGCTGCGGTGGAAAGTGCCATGCGTGCTGTGCGTCGTTGTGCTCCCTACAGCAACCTGCCGCTCGACAAATATGATTCCTGGCGCCAGGTGCTCATCACGTTTGACCCCAGCGAAATGTTCTAATTGCTGGGCAACAGGGAACCCGAACGGGAAAAAGCCGTTTATTTGGCTGACTGCGATAAAAATTTTAAGCCGGGCCATTGCCTGACCCGGCTGACATGGAAAGAATGACTGAGGATCGGGCCAGATGTGGTCTGGACTAGACAGGAAGAAGATCGAGATGAAACAGCTTCGCTCCCTCGTGCCGTTCCGGCTGCCGGATTTCGCGGCAGGCCCTGCGTCGTTTCGCAAGGCCTTGCCGTTGCTCGCGTTTGCCCTGCTGTCCAGCCTGATGATGGTGAGGCCGGGCTTTGCGCTGATCGAAATCGATATTCGGCAGGGCAATATCCAGCCGATGCCGATCGCCATCACGGATTTCTCCGGCGCCGAGATCGCCGTGGAAGTGTCCCGTGTGGTGGAAGCCGACTTGAAGCGATCAGGGCTCTTCTCGCCGATTGATCGCAATGCCTTCATTCAAAAGAATCTCGGCTCTTCGACGGTGCCGTCCTTTGCCAACTGGACCGTGATCAATGCTCAGGCGCTGGTCACTGGAACGGTGACGCAGGAAGCTGATGGGCGTTTGAAGGCGGAGTTCCGGCTTTGGGATGTTTTCGCAGGCCAGCAGATGACCGGACAGCAGTTTTTCACCACGCCGAAGAACTGGCGGCGCGTTGCTCACATTATCGCGGATGCCATCTATGAGCGTCTGACCGGTGAAAAGGGATATTTCGATACCCGCATCGTGTTCGTCGATGAAAGCGGCCCTAAAGATGCCCGCGTCAAGCGCCTCGCGATTATGGATCAGGACGGAGCCAATGTGCGCTATCTGACCGATGGGCGCGATCTGGTTTTGACGCCCCGCTTCTCGCCGACCAAGCAGGAAATCACCTACATGGCGCTCGAGAATGGTCAGCCTCGGGCCTATCTGTTGGATATCGAGACGGGTCGCCGCTCGAACGTCGGGCAGTTTCCCGGCATGAGCTTTTCCTCGCGCTTCTCGCCCGATGGCAACAGCATCGTTCTCAGCCTGCAACAGCAGGGGGACGCCAACATCTACCGGATGGACCTGCGCAACGGCAAGATCACGCGGCTGACCAACTCCGCCTCTATTGACACCAGCCCGAGTTTCTCTCCGGATGGAACCCGCATCACTTTCGAAAGCGACCGCGGTGGTCGCCAGCAGATTTATGTGATGAATGCCGATGGCTCGAATGTGCAGCGCATCAGCTTTGGCGAGGGCAGTTATTCGACGCCGGTCTGGTCGCCGCGCGGTGACCTGATCGCCTTTACCAAGCTTTACAAGGGCGAGTTCCAGATCGGGGTCATGCAGACCGATGGCTCTCGGGAACGCATTCTGGCGTCCGGCTTCCACAACGAAGGTCCGACCTGGGCTCCGAACGGTCGCGTGCTGATGTTCTTCCGCGAAAGTGCCGGTGCCAATGGCGGTCCGCAGCTCTTCTCGATCGATCTGACTGGCCGCAACGAGCAGCGCGTTCCGACGCCGGAATTCGCGTCCGACCCGGCGTGGTCACCGCCAATCGACTAGGCTTGATGGCATAATCCCGGTGCCGTCTGAAAATCAGGGTTGGGGGCACTTGACG
This window of the uncultured Cohaesibacter sp. genome carries:
- a CDS encoding cell envelope biogenesis protein TolA; translated protein: MRNVGFIASSIGHIVLLGWGLISLPAAETHDVSELEILPVELVSIADVTDVKKGDSKAEVQEEVKEKTIKAPEPEEPKPDPIPDVKPAPKPEPPKAAPPPEPEPTPPEPEPKPEPQPTPSPEPKAQPEPQPEPQPEPEPEPKVENTPPPPPQPVAALPKVRPKPPVKTPPKQKREFDADALKALANKAEPAANAAPSLDDQSASFGSRNGKQAAAMTQSELDALRSQIARCWSPPVGAADASQLRVRIEFGLDQQGNVTSGPQPIEYPANQFGIAAVESAMRAVRRCAPYSNLPLDKYDSWRQVLITFDPSEMF
- the tolR gene encoding protein TolR codes for the protein MALGSMGTPGGGRRRGARRAMRHRPVAEINVTPLVDVMLVLLIIFMVSAPMMTVGVPLDLPQSQANALSSQTEPLTLSIRQDGSLYLQDQPVEADKLIETLLSVAENGYNERIFVRGDKNADYGSIMRVMGAMNRAGFTKIGLVSTEELR
- the tolB gene encoding Tol-Pal system beta propeller repeat protein TolB; this encodes MMVRPGFALIEIDIRQGNIQPMPIAITDFSGAEIAVEVSRVVEADLKRSGLFSPIDRNAFIQKNLGSSTVPSFANWTVINAQALVTGTVTQEADGRLKAEFRLWDVFAGQQMTGQQFFTTPKNWRRVAHIIADAIYERLTGEKGYFDTRIVFVDESGPKDARVKRLAIMDQDGANVRYLTDGRDLVLTPRFSPTKQEITYMALENGQPRAYLLDIETGRRSNVGQFPGMSFSSRFSPDGNSIVLSLQQQGDANIYRMDLRNGKITRLTNSASIDTSPSFSPDGTRITFESDRGGRQQIYVMNADGSNVQRISFGEGSYSTPVWSPRGDLIAFTKLYKGEFQIGVMQTDGSRERILASGFHNEGPTWAPNGRVLMFFRESAGANGGPQLFSIDLTGRNEQRVPTPEFASDPAWSPPID